atcaaaatattttgaaaaagcaaccCTCATccatacaatttttgaaacagaaattcCACCTTTTCATAGGCCTAgatatacctaatttttcaatgttgattcaatttaaaaataccaacacttaaCCTATAATcgtaagtacctattcaaattgaaacaaaaacttGATCGATTCGATTGTTCttggtaggtacaggtagtaggtataggtaccttattGAGAGTACAAAAAGACATCTTCATTCATGTatatcaaaaatccaaattttctttcaaatgttATActaatttcttatcaatttattttacagTGTTTTCTGCACTGCATTTTGCAGAAAGATAACTACGTAAGTACGATTACGAACATAATATGTACGTATCATATTATTCAACATTATGATTTGCCATCTGAAAAATAATCATAGGTATCTACAGCCTACGtatgttttctttttgatttttttgatttttttcaacgtctaGTTCGACGATAACGGCAACCTACGCCACGGTTCAAAATATATCAAAGACCTTCTTAACAGTTACCCAGATATCGCAAAATACGTTGATGTACTGATGTCCCAAATATTCCAAATCGCCAGATCAGTCAAAAGTATGGGCTCTAGtattttcattgataaaataAGTTTATTAAAAACGCATCATTATGAAGTTTCATTATCACCATAATAATTTCTTTACATCAAAATATTCacacagttttaaatttttcatcacaaacatAATTATGTATGCTTATACTTACAATAATGTTTTTTCTATGCACTCAGGTTTCAATGACAAATGCGAAAGAGCATTCACAATTTATCACCAGATCCATCTGTACGttgagataaaaaatttttcattcttagtATTCAGAAAATATATTTGTACCTATCATAGGGATTTTGCAGTTCATTAAATATGCTTTACACCTTACCTACACGTTTCAGGACTATTATAACGTTGCGAATGGCTAGAAGCATAGAAAACGTTACCCATATCAAAGATAGAACTTTCAACACAGTAGAGAGCGGAAATAGTGTCGGTCGAGAAACTTCTAAACAACTTAGACAGTACTTCGGATTTTTTGATGGTTTGATCAATAACGAAGCGACATGGGAGACAATGAAGGGCGATACCTCCACCACACCATTTTGCAAAGTGGCAAAATCTATGAAAATCATGCAACCAGGCGCCTTTGCGATATCACACAAACCCGAGACCATAGAGTGTCCACCTTAATGACCAATTGCAAGTTGATATAGTTTTCACTTGGATTCAAAAAACTTGTACAACTAGTTACCTATTTTATATTTATGTACATGAAGTCTACAAACTACGATTCGTAACTTTTCTTGGAGATAAGATTATTCCCTCATTCATTTAGAATTCTAAGCAAGTAAGCATCGAGTAGGTATTCAACCATAACAGGTACCTaagcaaaaaaacatcaataattaaaaaacacTTTACTTGTctcgatttttatcaaataaactTCCCTTGAGAATCAAAGAAAAAGTGCGGAATATTGCGAACAACTTATCACAATTAcacaataggtacatacatcaaAACAAAGTGTAACCACACGTAAGAATTACCTCAAGTATTTAAATACCTAACTCAAACACGAAAGGATTAGAATCAccaaaattcatctcaaaattcACGAGGAAATGGTCAAATTGAGCAAAACTTCgcgaaaattgtttcaaaatttcttcaaattccaaGTAAACAGtcagaaattgataaaagttggcAAAACATTACCAAATACCAGAATACTTCTGCAAAACAAATCTGAAAGTAGGTACAGAAAAAGTGTTGACGATTATGAAAAATAGATCAAATGGAATGAAATCTTGCAAAAGTTACACGATTCAGTTTAAACTACATAAGAGTATGTATCTGATATTGTGGTATAGGTTTTGATAGTAGGAAATacagaaggtttttttttaattagatttGACGTGTAGGAATAGGATAGGTAACAAAATAAGAAACACATGGGAATTTCAGGGAAGCAGGATCGTTACAGGAATTTAGATAGGAACCTGCCTAACCACAtaatattaatttatcaaaGAGAACTCGTTTCCCATATTCGATAATCTGGGGAATATTTGCAGAGATAGGTATAAACCTAtctaatcgaaaaataaaaggtTGGGAATATATCCCTTTTTGAGAGTTTACGAAATTCTAATTGATAACAAAAAGAAACactaattataaaattaagatGGTAAATTGAGTATTCTAAATCACTCGATCAATTCATTGATCACTTTGATTATAAAATTCTAATTGGAGAAATTcataaggtaaagtggggtaattccgatagcaagccctagctttgttgcaaaaaacattttggcacaaatgatgaagaaagtaggtagttttagtgctaacctacacccattaatgatcagatggttcatctgctctgttttgtcaagtctgtgcagtgttcaaaatctgaatgcccaaatcctttgccgcaaaaaacagtgcacttttgaaactcatttttatcgttcaaaacttgttgaaaaattctgtttagaagctgatatttgatgaatacatgttaaagtgtcagtacctcttttgattttgcttttataattatttgtttggtggcattgaatgattaaacatgtcgatcatttttcatgctgcggggtaattccgatagccccagcaaaattgtcctgcaatgtttttttctctgttttgatgtattatagttttagggggtcgaaattatcaaagaaaatcctcaaaacggggcatttttctctagttggtctagttttcaaaaattatgcctcaaaaatgcatatttgtaaaaaaaattaaatttttgttctaatgattcaatttacatgaaataaaaacctaaatatgcaataaatggtatatttcaacattactggctcggaattaccttgggagaattcctttccttataaaactcattatcagaattaccccatttttagggtaattctgataactcaaccttccaaaatgttttttcaattatatgtatgaagccttcacacaaatcactcttcaatatagtcaatgtgtagctgaaggacgctggaataaagttgttacatcatttttgccccaaaatgtacaggaaatccaaaaaatgagaaattgctaaaattttgaattttgccatcggaattaccccactttaccttacatgaattatattatttattaaaGGTGCGTTCATGATTGTCTGTAACTAACCCTAATAAAAGTTACAGTCTGTTACGGAAAAGTAAAATACAAGAATTCTTATGGCGTAGTTCACGTTGTCCGTAACCgtaactttttgttttacagaaaagaacaaagaaaattacagaaaagtaaaaaaatttttacttttctgtaacagGCCGTAAGAGTTACGGACAATCATAAACGCACCTTTATTCAGATCTTTACCTTGACCTACATACCTATATCATAAAATATTTGAGACACCAGTCATTTACCTCAACTATATTATAGACCCAAACTCTTATTGAGGAAGAGTAATTCACACCATTATGCCACAGAAGATGAACAAGTCATCTCTGGGCCAGCATACCAGACTCTACCACGATTTACTCCATTTTATCACTCATATTCGAATAATTATGtgatgtacaattgtacaactATGCCTAGTGTCTATACCCTACTACCCTTGCGTAGATACAGTTGGTAACACTATACTTGCTCTTTTGGAGCAGGCTGATGCGCCATGGGAGGAGTGTCAGAGCAAGTAGTGCAGTTTTCATAGTCGACGCGTCATCACCACCCAGTTAAACAGGCACGTTCAAGTTCACCACAGTGCTTTGTCTTATACACCTTATCCAAAGGCTAATGTATATTATTTGGTTAAAGTAACCCTCATACAAGTCGTTTTCGTTTAGGCATACACTTTTTACACTAGTGTACACTAGTGTAATGCACTACACGAAATTTACACCAGGTGTAAAATCAGAATCTGCACTTTGGTGTATTTGGTGTAAACCATACACCACatgtcgcacctcgggagtaataaggtcacatctcaaaaaaaattgattttgatgtttttgcatttttggggtttgcatgaccccctgcaaccaagAATAgcactttgagtcgggtatgctgcttagatcatgtaaaaaatgcaaagggcctaactcaaaatttctacaacattgcacgttgtttggagttataaggtcacatctcaaaaaactcctctttctttgagtaaaattcgcacatacaaagtgtcagaaaacagttttgatagttttgaacgttttcaagatgtaaaataatcacaaggagtgtatttttggtaggtttgttccaaaacaaaaaatttttaaaatagaacatttttcaggaaagttaatttgcatatatattgaaattttagttttttgagaaaaactcaaaaactaagcactctagaaaaaaactaacgacattatgtcgattggaaatttaattctctacaattttgataacatgaatttttttttggacgcttttttccgcctccagatcactttttatgaaaggttataactcaaaatgttttccaaacattgaaatatttcctctttaagagtttatttttcaaaatattcttttgctaaatgaaggtagggtacccaatcttcaaaatgacatgctattcattcctcacaattgattataagttgatgaaaataatgaatcaagtttttaaaaaaaagaaaatcactctcctgtaaaatttcacttttttgagatgtgaccttattactcccgaggtgcgatgtCATCAcataaaactcaatttttataaaaaataaaacatatctTAATAAAAGAACTAAAATATTCATTCTCCATGATAGAATAATTGATaacaaaatgattttataaaattgatatcATACTCTTCTTACACTACACTGCTTACACCGACTTTGAAATGGGTGCAAAAAGTGTATACACTTTTTACACCAAGCCTTACACTGGaacaaaacgaataaaaattggtGTATACACCAAGTGACCTTGAGCAAAACGAATAGAGTGCACTACACTAGTGTAAAAAGTGTGCCTAAACGAATATCCCTACAGGGAAAATAGTATGTGACAGTTCAGTGTATTGTTATGTATTAATTATAAGTGATTAATCTATAAGTAAGTGATTCAATTATCTCTATTATTAGTTATTGATTCATCTTTAGTTCATCTCAACTAACCAAGCTGAGACTAAGTATACTTCTCGTATTATATAGTCTAAGTATTACCATAAGGAGTGTAATTTATCAGCTAAGTATATCAGTAATTGCATCCGACATGTGTTCTTAGATGGTATATTTAGTTATGTAATGGTATAGAGTACTACCTACAACCCCCTTTGAGCTAGTTGGGCACTTGGTATACGGTAATAGAAATATTCCTAGGAGTATATTCTATCATCAAGACCTTACACCTTTACCTTGTATTATATCTGACAAAACCATCCTCTAAAACCCCTATATCCGGTTAGCCATATTTATATCATTACAATTAAAACTGAGAATTCATAATTTGCGAAatgaataacttgaaaattcagttcaaatTAACCCATCATAATCTCATTGAAATATTACAATAAATCATTACAGAACTTGTAAAAATCTACTCCAATGCGCGAAAGCGAAAACGACCATTCTATTCTAAtcgaaaatacataataatcaTCAACTAGTTTAGGTAAGtattagagctgaaaatggtactcactgacagcgggtaactactgtacccatatTGTAAATTCTCGATTCTCGCTAGTAGTgggtagcgagttgaaaaaatgttgcaccGGTTCATGttataactagtagcgcattaGGGATATTCGTTTAGGCACACTATTTACACTAGTGTAGTGCACGCTATTCGTTTTGCTCAAGGTCACTTGGTGTACACTCCgtttttattcgttttgttTCGGTGTACTCTGTGGTGTACAAAAGTGTATACACTTTTTACACTGATTTCAAAGTCGGTGAGAGCAGTGTAGTGTATGTTATCAtaagatataaaaatttttctcagtcacgttgagtttgaaaaatataaatttaaagattgagtttgaattggaaaataatttaaagATGTCGAACCCTATTTCGAACCctaatttggggaaaatgatgACGTATAAACTCCCTGGTAagtggaattttgaattaataCCGACATATTCATCATtactagagctcggatttttatgatttgtcatattttcattcatcgcaGAACATCGCGCATATcctatggatttttgtgaatcatacaattctgagtaaaatgagcccaacttgTTAGCGCATACTTTGCATATTTTGGGCacaaatgcataaaaatgcatattttacacattttaaGCGCATATTAGTCATATTTTGGccgttttttccatttttcagtcatattttcaaaattttgaccaaaaaatccttttttagtaaaattttcattaaaaatagaaaaactgggaaaaaaattgaaaaaacgatttttgaaatttttttcaccacgtTTGAGGCGATTTGTATGTTAacttaaaattgattatttaaagtaaaattgaagacttaaatctctttttttgaatttcttaattttctagcCTTCCCTGtacctttaaaatgaaaaatcctttctgTAGATACCCATATTGATATTGCATAAAAGTGCATATTCTGATGGATAAGggcatattttgtcataatttgatcacAATAAATGCATATGTTATGCGcataaactgattttttaagtgcataaaaatccgagctctaatCATTACTTTGCGTAATCTCACGTGTTTGCGCAACACATgtgcttttcatttttcatttcattggaATCGTTTGTTTTCAGATGGAAAAATTGTAAGATTAAATGTTTTACCAAATTTGTTGAAATCCGTCCCAGTTCAATCTATTCTCGCTTCAATACCAACCGGTACCTCTAATATTAAACCAGCGATTCAATTTGTACAGCAACCCCAGCAACAGCGTTCAGTTGTCCTTGCGGATATCGGTAATCGTCCTGAAAGTTCTGCAAAGGTCAGCGATCGGCTTAATGATGAAACTGACGCAAAATCCAGTACTACTGAGAAATTCTTTTGGGGTGATAAGGAGACGAGACTACTGATTGCCTGCTATAAGGAAAAGCTGCCCTTAAAAGAAGCGGGGAAAATAAAATCTATCGCAATAATgtttgaccaaatttcaaaaattttgcgtGAGAATAACTACCTAGTAAACGGGACGCAATGCGATAACCGAATGAAGCACGTAAAACGGGAGTACTTAAAACATAAGAAACTCCGAAACAGCACTGGAGAATCCGGAGGTGAAGACGCTACATACGAATACGAAGAGTAAGTAGCTTTTTCATCTTTGGCAAAATGTTAGCAAAATGAACATGTAGAAATGGAAATTCTCAttagctttcaatttttaatttattcatcaCGTACATACTTGTCAATTTCTTAATTTCAGACTGCTGGACGAAATAtacttaaagaaaaaaaacgtaaatccgGAGTGCGTTATTAACCGAGAAGGTAAAAAAGTACCGCCAATTCCATCAGCCGTTAAAGAGACCCAGTAAGTTATATTCTAATATGCTGGACCGCCATTGTATTCCTTCCCAGAACGAAAAGAAAACGAAACGCCGTAAGTAGCATACAATTTTTCGTGTAAtaaacgcaattttttcgattgttcgcgagttcgggtgaacttttatgcggtctcaaattaaagacgatgaaattctgtatcgattgatgttaaattttcgtcattttgtgtaaatataacgattttatgaatacttctacCTTACGGAGTtctgcatactacgtacgtgatctttaaactaaaaatgttcaaaattttcagttatttcaAAGTACCAAAATATTCggaatttcatcctctttaaaataagctattaccgaaagctctagcCTCAAccgttcaaaactttttgaagatcaaagttaCGGAAAGTGGTTACTGATCAAAACTATAactgactgataacagtgataacacaatttgaccactttccgcaactttgatctttaTCCGATGCAATCTTTTCCCCCACTCTTACGACTTTCAAACTTTCCCAGTACAGAGATCAGATATGTCATACAGTAAATCTAATCTCACATTATAAGGCATAAAACCCATACCTATAGGACAAAATACAGGGTGAATCCAGAGTGGTCTGGTTTCTGGCGGTGAGAAAGGTAAGTTAAGTCGTGTCTCGTGTTATGTACTATAATGGTTGCATAT
The sequence above is a segment of the Planococcus citri chromosome 3, ihPlaCitr1.1, whole genome shotgun sequence genome. Coding sequences within it:
- the LOC135839222 gene encoding uncharacterized protein LOC135839222 is translated as MKSLSVVLVFIISLACARAAPGYSPSKETFQKCKAAYTFKQDPDYKIWTSIYGGVGVQLTYEEKCFLHCILQKDNYFDDNGNLRHGSKYIKDLLNSYPDIAKYVDVLMSQIFQIARSVKSFNDKCERAFTIYHQIHLTIITLRMARSIENVTHIKDRTFNTVESGNSVGRETSKQLRQYFGFFDGLINNEATWETMKGDTSTTPFCKVAKSMKIMQPGAFAISHKPETIECPP